The Heterodontus francisci isolate sHetFra1 chromosome 13, sHetFra1.hap1, whole genome shotgun sequence genome includes a region encoding these proteins:
- the ints9 gene encoding integrator complex subunit 9: MKLYCLSGHPTLPCNILKFKSTTIMLDCGLDMTSALHFLPLPLVHSPRLSKLPGWISKDGNTMLEKELKDCAGRVFVDSVPEFCLPETELLDLSTVDVILISNYHCMMALPYITEHTGFTGTVYSTEPTMQIGRLLMEELVNFMERVPKPQSATYWKNREMLRHLPAPLKDAVEVLTWKRCYTMPEVNLALSKVQLVGYSQKIELFGAVQITPLSSGYCLGSSNWIIQSHYEKVAYVSGSSLLTTHPQPMEQTSLKNSDVLILTGLTQIPTANPDGMLGEFCSNLAVTVRSGGNVLVPCYPSGVIYDLLECLYQYIDSAGLSAVQFYFISPVANSSLEFSQIFAEWLCHNKQSKVYLPEPPFPHAELIQTNKLKHYPSIHGEFSNDFKQPCVVFTGHPSLRYGDVVHFLELWGKSSLNTIIFTEPDFSYLDALAPYQPLAMKCVYCPIDTRLNFIQVSKLLKEVQPLHVVCPEQYTQPPPAQSHRTDLMIDCQPPPMAYRRAEVLTLPFKRRYEKIELMPDLAESLVPSEIKPGISMATVSAVLQTKDNKHILQSLPKPVQQLTGKKRKRVNDDTPEFKPPKPLLCGSITIEQFVQSLEKHGITDVKVEDTPEGHIVHLQSEDTLVQIEEDSTHIICDNNEPLRTKLRDLVLKFLQKL, encoded by the exons ATGAAGCTG TACTGCTTGTCTGGTCATCCGACATTGCCATGCAATATCCTGAAGTTCAAGTCCACCACCATCATGCTGGACTGTGGGTTAGATATGACCTCAGCCCTCCACTTCCTGCCTTTGCCACTTGTCCACAG CCCAAGACTTTCTAAGCTACCAGGCTGGATTTCAAAAGATGGAAATACCATGCTAGAAAAG GAGCTGAAAGATTGTGCTGGCCGAGTGTTTGTTGACTCTGTACCAGAATTCTGCCTACCTGAG ACAGAGTTGCTTGACCTTTCCACTGTAGATGTGATCCTGATATCAAATTATCACTGTATGATGGCATTGCCGTACATCACAGAACACACTGGCTTCACTGGGACAGTATATTCCACAGAACCCACAATGCAGATCGGAAG GCTTCTCATGGAAGAGCTGGTGAACTTTATGGAACGTGTGCCAAAGCCACAGTCTGCCACCTACTGGAAGAACCGCGAAATGCTCAG GCATTTACCTGCACCTCTAAAGGATGCTGTGGAGGTTTTGACATGGAAACGTTGTTACACAATGCCGGAAGTCAACTTGGCCCTAAGCAAGGTTCAGCTCGTGGGTTACTCTCAGAAAATA GAGCTCTTTGGTGCAGTACAGATCACACCGCTCAGCTCTGGCTACTGTCTGGGCAGCTCCAATTGGATCATCCAGTCGCACTACGAGAAAGTAGCCTATGTGTCTGGATCCTCGCTACTCACCACTCATCCGCAG CCCATGGAGCAAACCTCTCTGAAAAATAGCGATGTCCTCATCCTGACTGGACTGACTCAGATCCCTACCGCTAATCCCGACGGCATGTTGGGAGAATTCTGCAGTAACCTAG CTGTGACTGTCCGAAGTGGTGGGAATGTCCTGGTTCCATGCTATCCCTCGGGAGTAATTTATGACTTGCTGGAATGTCTATACCAGTACATCGACTCAGCCGGACTCTCCGCTGTCCAGTTCTACTTCATCTCTCCTGTAGCCAATAGCTCGTTGGAGTTTTCCCAGATCTTTGCTGAGTG GCTTTGTCACAATAAGCAATCGAAGGTCTATCTGCCAGAGCCGCCATTCCCACATGCAGAG CTGATTCAGACCAATAAATTGAAGCATTATCCCAGCATCCACGGGGAATTCAGCAATGACTTTAAGCAGCCATGCGTGGTATTCACAGGCCACCCATCCCTGCGATATGGGGACGTTGTTCACTTcctggagctgtggggcaaatCCAGCCTCAACACCATCATTTTCACAG AACCAGATTTCTCCTACCTGGACGCTTTGGCACCATACCAGCCACTGGCTATGAAGTGTGTTTACTGTCCAATTGACACTCGATTAAACTTCATTCAAGTTTCAAAATTGTTGAAGGAGGTGCAG CCATTACATGTTGTGTGTCCGGAGCAATACACCCAACCTCCACCTGCCCAATCCCACCGCACAGATCTGATGATTGACTGCCAGCCCCCACCAATGGCCTACCGAAGGGCTGAAGTACTGACCCTCCCCTTCAAACGGCGCTATGAGAAGATTGAGCTCATGCCTGAT CTTGCAGAATCCCTCGTGCCTTCTGAGATCAAACCTGGCATCTCGATGGCAACTGTGTCTGCAGTACTACAGACCAAAGACAATAAACACATACTGCAG tcactcccaAAGCCAGTGCAGCAGCTAACTGGCAAGAAGAGGAAGAGGGTAAATGATGATACTCCCGAATTCAAACCTCCCAAACCACTCCTGTGTGGTTCGATCACCATCGAACAATTTGTACAGAGCCTAGAGAAG CATGGCATCACAGATGTCAAGGTTGAGGACACGCCGGAGGGACACATCGTCCACCTTCAGTCTGAAGACACTCTGGTTCAAATTGAAGAAGATTCGACGCATATTATTTGCGATAACAATGAGCCACTTCGCACCAAACTCCGAGACTTAGTCCTCAAATTTCTGCAGAAGCTGTGA